CAGCTCGCCCGTGAACGCCTCCAGGGCGGCGGCGAGCTCGGCGCGTCCGCCGTGCGCGAGCGCCGCCTCCGCCAGGGCCTCGGCCTCGTCGGCGTCGATCCGTACCGTCCGCGGATCGAGCCGCAGCAGCGAGCCCTCACCGGTCAGATAGGAGGAGACGGAACGGGGAGCCAGCTCGGGTTCGATCGCCCGGCGGGCCGCGTGCAGCGCCACCCGCAGACTGCCCAGCGCGGCCTGCGGATCCGCGTCCGGCCAGCAGATCTCCATCGCCTGCTCACGGTGGAGGCTGTGCCCGGGGGAGACCGCGAGCAGCTTCACCAGCGTGCGCGCGCTCGGCCGCGGCCACCGCTCGGAGAGCGGCGGCCCGCCGTCCCGGTCGACCCGGAACCCGCCGAAGAGGCGCACTCGCAGCACCGGAGGTGCGCCCGCTGGTATGTCTGCGCTCATGAGGGCGCCCACTGTAATGGGTGCCCTGTGCACCGGAATGGTGCGGTCCAGGGATGGCCGGAGACCCCCGCCCGATGGTGCGGGCGGGGGTCCGTGATCCGGGGCGGGCTACTGGGCGGTCAGCTTGCCCGTCACCATGCCGTGGATCGCGTTGTCCTGGAGCAGGTAGCGCCCGCCGGACAGTTCGATCGTCCGGTCGTAGCCCGTGTCGTCCTTGCCGAGGCCGACGACCTCGTCCACGCCGTCGCCGTCGAGGTCCGCGACGACCATGTTCTGGGTCGCGTAGCCGCCCAGCTTGGCCAGGTGGTTCGGGTAGTTGTCGCCCGCGGTGAGGACGGCCGGGTCCCACAGGTAGGCCGAGCCCTCGGTGCCGCCGAAGATCAGCCGGCGTCCGCCCGGCCCCGTGCCGAACCGCGCGTTGCGCAGCATCGGCAGCGTGTAGATCTCGTGCTCCTGGCCGTCCTTGGCGAAGGTGCGCAGGGAGGCCGTCCCGGCGAGGACCAGGCCCTCGTCGCCGGTGAACCAGTTGCCGAGCGTCCAGGCGCCGCCACCGGTCGCGGTGTGTACGACCTCGCCGGTGCGGACGTCACGGAACTCGAAGTACGTGCTCCAGTTGGCGCCCTCCCTCACGATCCACGAGTACACGACCGCGTGGCCGTCCGCGTACGGGATGCCGGGCGAGGCGTACACGCCGTGGAAGAGCTGCGCCGCGTAGACCGTGGTGTCCGCGTCGCCGGTCCAGGTCGGGTCCGCCGACCAGAGCGCCTTGCCGGTACGGGCGTCCAGGGCCGTCCCGCCGACGACGGCCGTCCCGTCGTTCACCCCGCGCGTCTGGTACGAGCCGAGGACCTTGCCCTCGGCGACGGCGAGGTCGGAGAACACCAGGCCGGGCGCGGGCGCGTACGTCCAGAGGGCCCGCCCGCCGCCGCTGTAGGCGCGGACCGCGTCGGTCGGTACGAGGATCTCCTCGTCGCCGTCCCGGTCCAGGTCCGCCACCGAGACGGAGCGGACGAACTGCCCCTTCCCGTCGATGGTCTCGCGGACCTTGCCGGTACGGGCGTCCACGACCGCCGCCGCCGAGTCGGCCGCGACGACGAGGTCGTCGCGCCGGCCGTCGCCGTCGGTGTCGCCGATCCGGATGTCACCCTGCACGGAGCCGGGCAGCGTGGCCTTCCACAGCACCCGCGGCTTCCCGGAGACCAGCGACGGCCCGTCGTAGGCCCACAGCCCCTGGGACTGGCCGCCGACGATCACGTCCTCGCGCCCGTCGCCGTTGACGTCGGCCGCGAGGCCCGTGCTCAGGTTCCCCTGGAGCGGGGTGATCGCGGCCTGCCGGCCGCTGCCGAGCCGGTACGAGCGGATGTTCTGCTCGTTGTCCACGGTCCGCACGCGCCACTCGTCGTCCTCGCGGTACGGCTGGGCGTAGATCGGCGACGCGGTCGCGCCCGAGTGCTGCCAGCGGACCTCCCCGTCCCGGCCGTCCAGCGCGGTGAGGGTGCCGAAGCGGCCGCCGCCCGGGTTGGCGGCGGTCTCCAGGTCCTCCGTGGAGATGTACGAGGCGAGCACCTTGCCGTCGGCGATCCGCAGGCCGAGCGCGGAGTCGCCGTCCTTGAAGTTGTCCTCGGCGCGCTTGACGGTGTGCGACCACAGCTCCGCCGCGTCGCCGCCGTCCAGGGCGCGCACGGTGGACGTGTTGACCCACAGGAACTCGTCGAGGGTCGACTCGCTGATCGCGTACTCCGGGGCGGAGTCGCCGCGCAGCTGGCCGATCCGCAGCCCGATGCCGAGGGCGTTGATCCGGGTGTCGAGGGTGGTGCGGGTCCCGTCGGCCGGGTCGTAGGAGGCCAGCTCGTACCGGATGCCGTCGCGGGAGTCGGCCTGCTCCAGGGCGACCAGGCGCTTCCGCGCCGCGTCGTAGGCCAGCTGGCGGGAGTACAGGTCGTTGTCCGTCTGCCACTTCACCGAGCCGTCGGCCGTGTCGAGGACCAGGGTGTGGCCCACGGCCGGGGCCGTGGCGGTCTTCTTCACGTACCAGGACACGGCGACGCGCCCGTCGCCGAGCGGCAGGGTGGAACCCCACCGGCCGTGGCGCTGCCCCGTCTCGTAGCTCCAGGTCGCCGACGGCGTGAGCTTCGCGCCGTCGTACGCGAAGCGGAAGGCCCGCAGCGCGGCGGTGGCGTCCTTCGGGGAATTGAGGCTCGTCGACGGCTGGTCGCCGACGAGCAGCGTGTCGCCGACGAGGGTGACCTGCTGGGCGTCGGCGAAGAGCTGCGACCACAGCGTGCGGCCCGTGGCGCCGTCGAGGACGGTGACGAAGGTGCCGGTGGTCAGCGTGGAGCCGGGGGAGGTGAACGGACGGTACGGGCTGGTGCCGACGTCGGCCGTGAAGACGACGTCCGCGATCCCGTCGCCGGTCAGGTCGCCCTGCGTCCAGCCCCGGTCGGAGCTGTCGGCGTACGGGCTGTTGGCGTGGAAGCCGGTGGTGATCCGCGCCGGGAACGGCTCGGTCTGCCACGGGCGGATGTTCGTGACCTGCCAGTCG
The sequence above is a segment of the Streptomyces sp. NBC_01255 genome. Coding sequences within it:
- a CDS encoding VCBS repeat-containing protein, which gives rise to MTHRSRRGVRLASALVAAGLALTALPATTAYADDEPLGRVLTDAQADALERRAEPAAPLDVTPQDATRNKLQDTSETADTTDTTAGGLAVTKASGLETYQGQADTAQLGGARGDFLAVHSLGTVTRLTEDGRTVWKRDNSSLYADWQVTNIRPWQTEPFPARITTGFHANSPYADSSDRGWTQGDLTGDGIADVVFTADVGTSPYRPFTSPGSTLTTGTFVTVLDGATGRTLWSQLFADAQQVTLVGDTLLVGDQPSTSLNSPKDATAALRAFRFAYDGAKLTPSATWSYETGQRHGRWGSTLPLGDGRVAVSWYVKKTATAPAVGHTLVLDTADGSVKWQTDNDLYSRQLAYDAARKRLVALEQADSRDGIRYELASYDPADGTRTTLDTRINALGIGLRIGQLRGDSAPEYAISESTLDEFLWVNTSTVRALDGGDAAELWSHTVKRAEDNFKDGDSALGLRIADGKVLASYISTEDLETAANPGGGRFGTLTALDGRDGEVRWQHSGATASPIYAQPYREDDEWRVRTVDNEQNIRSYRLGSGRQAAITPLQGNLSTGLAADVNGDGREDVIVGGQSQGLWAYDGPSLVSGKPRVLWKATLPGSVQGDIRIGDTDGDGRRDDLVVAADSAAAVVDARTGKVRETIDGKGQFVRSVSVADLDRDGDEEILVPTDAVRAYSGGGRALWTYAPAPGLVFSDLAVAEGKVLGSYQTRGVNDGTAVVGGTALDARTGKALWSADPTWTGDADTTVYAAQLFHGVYASPGIPYADGHAVVYSWIVREGANWSTYFEFRDVRTGEVVHTATGGGAWTLGNWFTGDEGLVLAGTASLRTFAKDGQEHEIYTLPMLRNARFGTGPGGRRLIFGGTEGSAYLWDPAVLTAGDNYPNHLAKLGGYATQNMVVADLDGDGVDEVVGLGKDDTGYDRTIELSGGRYLLQDNAIHGMVTGKLTAQ